CGCTGAACGGCCGAATGTCACATGCGTTCAGTCCAACTGGACGCATGTGACATTCGGTCAGGGGGGGGGATCAGTGGCCGCGCGCGATCCACTCCTCGAGGTGCGGCGCCTCGGTGCCCAGGGCGGTGTCGTCGCCGTGGCCGGTGTGGACGCGGGTCTCCGCCGGCAGCGCGAACAGCTTGTCGCGGATCGACCCGATGATCGTCGGGAAGTCCGAGAACGAGCGCCCGGTGGCACCCGGTCCACCCGAGAACAGGGTGTCTCCGGAGAACAGCTCGCCCGCCTCGGGCAGGTACAGGCAGGTCGAGCCGGGGGAGTGGCCGGGGGTGTGGATGGCCTGGATGTCGGTGCCCGCCACCGAGATCCGCTGACCGTCCTCGAGTGACAGGTGGCGGACGCCCGGGTGAGTCATCTGCCACAGCACGTCGTCGGCCGGGTTCAGGTAGATCGGGGCGTCCAGCTTCTCGGCCAACTCGGGTGCGACGGTCACGTGGTCGTTGTGGCCGTGCGTGCACACGATTCCGACCACCTTGCGGCCGCCGACGGCGTCGATGATCGGCTGCGCGGTGTGCGCGGCGTCGATCACCAGCACCTCGTCGTCGTCACCGACGAGCCAGATGTTGTTGTCGACGTCCCAGGTGCCGCCGTCGAGTTCGAACGTGCCCGACGTGACGACCCGGTCGACCCGCAGGTCGCCGCTCACAGGACCACCACCGAACGCAGCACCTCGCCGTGGTGCATGGTCTCGAACGCCTGCTCCACTTCCTCGAGCTTGATGCGCTCCGTCACGAACTTCTCGAGCGGCAGACGGCCCTGCTGGTACAGGTCGACGAGCATCGGGAAGTCGCGCTCGGGCAGGCAGTCGCCGTACCACGACGACTTGAGCGAACCACCGCGCGAGAAGAAGTCCACCAACGGCATCTCCAGCGTCATGTCCGGGGTCGGGACGCCGACCAGAACGACGGTGCCGGCGAGGTCGCGGGCGTAGAACGCCTGCTTCCACGTCTCCGGGCGGCCCACGGCGTCGACCACGACGTCGGTGCCGAAGCCGTCGGTGAGCTCCTGGATCGCCTCGACGACGTCGTCGACCTTCGAGGCGTCGATCGTGTGGGTGGCGCCGAGCTCGACGGCCCACTCGAGCTTCTTGGGATCCCGGTCGATCGCGATGATCTTGTTGGCGCCGGCCAGGCGCGAGCCCATGATGGCGGCGTCGCCGACGCCACCGCAGCCGATGACGGCCACCGAGTCGCCGCGGGTGACGTTGCCGGTGTTCATCGCGGCACCCATGCCGGCCATGACGCCGCAGCCGAGCAGGCCGACGACGGCCGGATCGGCGGTGGGGTCGACCTTGGTGCACTGGCCCGCCGCGACCAGGGTCTTGTCGGCGAATGCGCCGATGCCCAGGGCCGGCGTCAGTTCGGTGCCGTCCTCGAGGGTCATCTTCTGCTTCGCGTTGTGCGTGTCGAAGCAGTACTGCGGGCGACCGCGCTTGCAGGCGCGACACTTTCCGCACACCGCGCGCCAGTTGAGGACCACGAAGTCGCCGACCTCGACGGTGTCGACGCCATCGCCGACGGCCTCGACGATGCCCGCGGCCTCGTGGCCGAGGAGGAACGGGAACTCGTCGTTGATGCCGCCGTCGCGGTAGGTCAGATCGGTGTGGCACACGCCGCAGGCCGCGATCGCGACGACGGCCTCACCCGGTCCGGGATCGGGGATCGTGATGTTCACGAGTTCGACGGGCGCATCCTTCGAGCGGGCGATGACGCCCCGTACCTGCTGCGGCATGGTTTCTCCATTCGGTCGACGTGAACGCACGGGCGCACACATGGTGAGGTGCGCATCCGACTACGAGGCTAATCAGTGTCGGACGCTCTCGGGACTGGTCGACAGACGGGGTGAACCTGGCCGAACGGTCAGGCCGGTCAGTGGATGGGGCGGATGCCGGCCTCGCCACCGAGCGCCGCCGCCTCCGCGCGCGTCGCGACGTCGAGCTTGCGCAGCACGCCCGCGACGTGGAACTTCACGGTGCTCTCGCTGACCCCGAGCCGTTCGGCGATCGCGCGGTTGCGCCGCCCCGCGACCAGATGGCCCAGGACCTCGAGCTCACGTGGGCCGAGGTCGGCGAGGGCGTGGTGGGTGGTCGGCGCGGTGGGGGCGTGCAGCGGCAGGGTCGCTACGACGCGCGAACCCCAGCCGGCGGTGGATTCGATTTCGACTGTGCCCGACAGTGTTTCGACGCGTGGGCGCAGCTGGTGGTCGAGGTCGGCGGGATCGACGAGGCCACGGCCGTCGTCACGGACGTCGACGACCAGTTCCCCCTCGGGGCAGGCCCAGGCGACGCGGATGCGGGAGACGTCGGACTGCCCGGACAGCGAGAGGACCGCACCCCGAACCACGGCCCGGGCGGCGTGGGCCACCTCGCCGGGTACGGCGCGCCCGGCCGCCGCGGGCTCGACCAGGTCCAGTTCGAGGTCGCGGTGCCGCAGCAGTCCGCGCAGTTCGCCGCGCAGTCGCGCGAACGCCGTCACCAGGGATTCTTCGGCGAAGTCGCGATGCGTGTCGACCGCGGTGCGCAGTCCGATGAGGGCGGCGGACGCGGTCTCGCGGGCGGCGGACCGGGCGCGGGTGTCGTCGAGGTCGCCGGACCGCAGGGTCGCGAGCAGCGTCTCGAGTGTCGTGGCGTGGACCTCCGTGAGTTCGGCGACGGTGCGGGCCCGCTCGGCCGATGCGGCGCGGGACTCCGCCAGGTAGGCCGGGCTCGCCCCCTGGACCTGCAACTGGATGCCGGTGGCCACGATCCCGAACATCGACCGGACGGCATCGAGGGGCAGCGTCCGAGACAGCGCGCCCGTCGGCACGATCACGAGCAGCGTGTCGGTGCGGTCGAGGATCGCGTACACCTCACGCGTGCGGCCGGCGATGGTGGCTCGCCCTCGCAGGATCTGACCGTGGTCGAGATCGGCACGGAGGGAATCCAATTCGGCGATCGTTACTCGGTCGACGATCTCCGGGTCGCCCGCGACCTTGCGGGGGCGTCCGGTGCACTCGCGCGTGAAGATCACCAGCGCCTTGTGCGGGACGGTGTCGGCGAGCAGTGTCGAGAAGCGGCGGCCGATGTCCGAGAGTCGCCCGACGAGGACGTCGCGCAGTCCGTCCAGTAGTACCTCGGGGCCCGACTCGTTCACGAGGCCACGGTACGACGAGGCGACGGGTGGGTCGCCATCGACCCACCCGCCGTCACCCGTGCCGTGGTGTCGGGTCAGGACCCGAGGGGCAGTCCGAGCGATCCGAGTGACGGCAGTTCCACCGAGCCGACGGCGCTGCCGGACCCGCCGCCCTCGACGGTCACCGTCGCATCGGCCGACAGGGACGGCCGGAACGCGGCGTTGCCGACGTACCGTGCGGAAACCTTGTGCTCCCCGCCGAGGCCGAACGCATACGTGAAGGTCGCGGTGCCGTCGACGACGGGCGCCTCGCCGACCACGACGCTGTCGACCAGGAAGGCGACGTTGCCGCTGCCGGGAGCCGGGGCGACCGTAGCCGAAAGGGTCACATTCTCACCGGCTTTCGCGGTTGCGGGTGCGGTGACCTCGGTCGCGGTCACGTTGCCGGTCTGTTCACCGATCGCGATCGTGGCGAGCGGTCCGCCGCCACGGTTGAGCGGCGCCGAGTCCTCCTTGGCGTCCTTGGGCACGCACCTCGTGGGAGCCCACTGGTTGCCACCGAAGACGGCCAGGGTGAGGAAGGTGTTGTAGTTGCCCTCGTTCCCCAGATTCGCGGCGCCACCCGCCGTGCGCAGCTTCGGCGTGATCTCTCCGCCCGCACCGGCGGTCAGCGTGACGTCGATCGCGGGCAGCTGGAACCACGTCGAGGCGTCGGCGCTCGGGGTGCCGTCCAGGTATGCCTTGGTCTTCTGGGCGACGATGCCGCCGACGCTCTTCTTGTCCGCCTTGGGGCTGTTGCCGATGACCTCGTTGTCCCCGGACAGACGAAGAATGGTGCCGTCCGGATCGGGGTCGCCGTTCTCGTTGACCAGCAGCACGTTCGCGGGGGTCCCGGAGATGCCGATGCTGCTGCCCTGGACCACCTTGGCATCGACGAACTGGGCGTTCTCCGGCAGTTGGTAGTCGAGCTTCATGCGGGACACGTTGGTGGTGGTGGCGCCGGTGTCCTTGTCCGGGTACGCCGACGGCGCCGGCTGGACGCGGTAGGTGAACGTCTCACCCGGCTCGACCCGCGCCGGCGCGTCGACGGTGAACGCGTGCTGAGCGGGCTTGTCGACGGTGAGCAGTGCCGCCGCTCGGCACTGCGCGGTGAACGGCGTCGTGGTGGTCGCTGCCGAGGCAGGGGCCCCCGACAGTACGACGCCGGCCGCGATGGCGGTGGCGCACATGGGCGTCAGATAGCGCCTGACGGACCTGTCAGTCATGGTGCCTTCCTTGGTGTTCGAAGTATGTGGGGCGGTCCGGTCAGGATCCGAAGGGCAGTTCGAGCGATCCGAACGACGGCAGCTGCAGCGAGCCGTTTCCGCCGTCGCCGCCGACGACGTTCACCGCCACCGGTGCCGATGTGGACGGATTGGCGGCGATGTGGCCGCTGTAGCGGGCGGTCACCTGGAACGTCCCGGCCGCGGTGAAGGAGTGGCTGGTCGCGGCGAAGCCGTTGACCACCGGGACCGGATCGCCGACGGGGGTGTCACCGACGTAGAACTGGACGGTGCCGCCGTAGGGCGCCGGGGCGACGGTCGCGGTCAGGGTCACCGGTACGAGTGGGATCGTGGCGGCGGGTGCGGTGACTGTGGTGGTGGTGTCACCCGGCTGAGCGGCCGAAATGCTCAGCGGCGCAGGCGCGGACGTCGAGGAGACGAATCCGGTCCCGGTGAACACCGCCGTGACGCTGTGGTCACCTGCCTCGGGGAAGATATGCGTGGTCGTGGCCAGGCCGTTGACCACCGACACCGGCTCCCCGAGCGGGGTGGTCCCGGACAGGAACTGGACGGTGCCGACGGCCGCCAACTGCGCGGTGACGGTGGCGCTGAGCGTGACGGGCTGTCCGGCCCGGCCGTTGTTCGGCACCAGCAGGGTCGTGCTGGTGGCCAGATCCTTGTGCTTGACCTCGAGCGGGGTCGGGGCGGAGGTGGACGGTGCGAACCCGGTGTTTCCCGAGAACGCGGCCGTGATGGTCCGGGTGCCGGCGTGCAGGAAGGTCGCCTTGATGCTCGTCGTACCGTCGGTGAGGATCGAAGTCGCGGTACCCAGCAGCTCTTCGCCGTCGTAGAAGCTCACCTTGCCGTTGGTGCGGATCGGCAGGATGTCACCGGCTTGCAGGGACACCTTGGCCTTCAGGGTGGCCTGTACGCCGGTCTCGACCACGGTGTCGCTCGGCAGGACCTCCACGACGGTGGCCACGTCCTGGTCGACGACCGAGATGGTGCCTCCCGTCTGGCTCGCCGCCGCCGTTTCGGTCACCCCGGTGAGCGTGCCGCCACCGAGGTACTGCACCGTCACGGTCGGCGTCCCGGGGGCCGTGAAGGTGTACTTGAGGGTCGCGACGCCGGTGCTGCTCGCCTTGACCTGTGCACCGACCGGGGCGCCGTCGACGAGGAACTGGACCAGGCCGCCGTTGACGCCCTTGTTCGCGTCGACGCCGAATGTCTGGGCCTTGAGGTCGATCGCGATGCCGGTCTTGATCTGCGAGGGCATCGTCAGCTCGACGCGGGTCGCGAACCCGGACGGCACGGGTTCGTCGGCGAGGAGGACCGGGGAGCCGTTCGGGCCGGCGGGGGCCGGCTCCGCGGTGGCGGTACCGGTGAAGAACAGCATGCTGCCGGCAGTGGCGGCAGCCGTGGTGAGAGCGATCCGACGCCATCGGTTCGTCATGGATGAGACTCCTGGATTTCGGAATGTGATTCATCGCCAGTTCGGAGTGGAACGCGTTCCACCTAACACTCCATTGGAACCGGGCATAAGCGAAATTGACGCTTGATCGATCAAGCGGTTAGTTGGACGGCCGTCCGGACTTTTTTGGACTCAAACCTACTGTGCGCGTGGACGACTCGAGTGAATATTCGAGGCGGATGCATTCGCCTCGGAGATTCCGGCCTGGCAGGCGCCGTCGTGGTAATGGCGGCGAGAACTGGTTGCAGAATTGCCGGCGGCTCCCTGGTTTTGCGGGCGGATAAGTTACCGACCGGTTCATTTCCTTCGTTTTGTCCTGGATCGGATCGACACGCGATCAGTCCAGTACTTCCTCGCTGGACTGATCCTTGGCATGGGCTCGGCAGGAATCGCCGACCGCCCGGTCCGGGCGTGCGTGCTCGTCGAAGATTCCCGCCAAAGGTGCTGCTGGACGGAACTGTTCGAGCCGGAACCGCTTCCGTGGCCGGTCGCGGGGCATGTACCAGTACACGAATCCGGCCAGTGCGGACATGCAGGCGAGGGTGATCACGGTACTCATGGTGGCCAGTCTGTCGAGCAAGTGGCCTTGAGATAAATGGCCAGAATCCGAATACTGGACCGCATGATGATGCATGCGGTGGGAGCACGGGCGGTGACGCGCGACCTCGGTGGGTGGCGGGACGAGGCCGGTCGCCGCCCCGCCTACCGGGCGTTGGCCGACGGGATACGCCTGCTCGTCCACGACGGGCGGCTCCCGCTCGGCGCGGCTCTGCCCGGCGAGCGGGAACTCGCGGCGGAGCTGAGCGTCAGCCGGACCACGGTCACGACCGCGTACTCGGTGCTGCGGGAGGAGGGCTACCTGTCCAGTCGGCAGGGATCACGCAGCACGGTCACGGTTCCCGCGGCGTCACGTGGGCGGGGGCACGGTGCGGTTCCGCGGCGGGCGTCCTCGGCGGGCGACGCCGTCGATTTGAGCTACGCCGCGATGGTCGCTCCGGTGACGGAGGTGCAGGACGCGTACAGCGCTGCACTGCAAGCGCTTCCGCCGTTCCTCGACACGCACGGGATGGAACCGCACGGCATCGCGGTGCTGCGGGAGGCGATCGCGGAGCGATACCGGACGCGCGGGCTAGAGACGTCGGCGGCGCAGATCATGGTGACGTCGGGTGCACAGCACGCACTGCGACTGCTGCTCGGGGTGCTCGCCGCGCCCGGAGACCGGGTCCTCGTCGACCATCCCACCTACCCGAACGCGCTCGAGGCGATCCGACGGGTCGGCGGGCGTCCGGTACCGGTGCCGGTGCGCCCCGAGGGCGGTGCGTCCCGCGCGTGGGACCTGGGCGGAATCCGCAGTGCCGCAAGGCAGACCGCGGCCCGGATGGCCTACCTCATTCCCGACTTCCACAACCCGACCGGGCTGTGCCTCGACGACGCCGGGCGGGCCGAACTGGCCCGGATCGCGCGCGACACCAGGATGACGCTCGTCGTCGACGAGACGATGGTCGACGTGTGGCTCGATGCGCCGCCGCCGGCCCCGGTCGCGACCCACGCCCGCGGCGCGGGGGATTCGGAGGTCGTGACCATCGGGTCCGTATCCAAGTCGCACTGGGGAGGGCTTCGGGTCGGCTGGATCCGGGCCGATCCGGAACTGATCATCCGGCTCGTCGGCTCCCGGTCCGCGCTCGACCTCGGCACACCCGTCATCGACCAGCTCGCGGCCGTGCACCTGCTCGGCGTCGGGGACGGTCCGGTCGAGGAACGACGCGAACAGCTGCGCGTTCAGCGCGCCGTGCTGCTCGACGAGTTGTCCGCGCGACTGCCGGACTGGGTGCCCACCGTCGGGACCGGCGGCATGTCGCTGTGGCTGAAGATGCCGGCGCCGGTGTCGACGGCGCTGGCGGCGACCGCCCCCAGCCACGGCGTGGTGCTGGCGGCCGGCCCCCGGTTCGGCGTCGAGGGGGCGTTCGAGCGGTACGTCCGGCTGCCGTACGCGCGGCCCACCGACGAGCTGCGACGGGCAGTGGCTGGTGTCGCCGCGGCCTACGACGCCCTCGGCGTCACCGTGGAGCCGGCCGAACCCGCCCTCGTGTTCTGACACGGCGACGGGCCGGACACCGAGTGGTGTCCGGCCCGTCGTGGAAGACGCTCAGCGCCAGAGTGTGTCGACGTCCGTCGCGGTGTGCGCGGGCGGCTCGGGCGTCGCGCTGGGCGTGCGCGAGAAGCGCGGTGCCGGGGCGTGCTGCGGGACGCCCTCGAGCTCGATGATGCCGCCGCGGGCCGCGATGTGCGGGTCCTGCGGCGCCTCGGCGAAGGTCAGGACCGGCGTGGCGCACGCGTCGGTGCCGTCGAAGATCTTGGTCCACTCGTCCCGGGTCTTGCTCAGGAACCGGTCGGTGAGGATCTGGCGCAGCTCGGGCCAGCGGGCCGCGTCGTGCTGGCCGGGCAGCTCGGCGGGGTCGAGCTCGAGCCCCTTCAGTAGTTCGGCGTAGAACTGGGGCTCGATCGGGCCGACCGCCATGTACTTGCCGTCGGCGGTCTCGTAGGTGTCGTAGTAGGGGGCGCCGCCGTCGAGCATGTTGACGCCGCGCTCGTCCGACCACATGCCGCTGCGGCGGAAGTTCCAGATGATGTGCGACAGCGCGAGTGTGCCGTCGACCATCGCGGCGTCGACCACCTGGCCCTTGCCCGACGACTGCCGCTCGACGAGGGCCGCGAGCAGGCCGAACACCAGGAACATCGACCCGCCGCCGAAGTCGCCGACCATGTTCAGCGGAGGCACCGGGCGCTCACCCTTGCGGCCGACCGCGTGCAGCACGCCCGTCAGCGAGATGTAGTTGATGTCGTGGCCGGCCGAGTGCGCGAGCGGGCCCTCCTGGCCCCACCCGGTCATGCGGCCGTACACCACCCGCGGGCAGCGCTCGAGGACCACGTCGGGGCCCAGGCCCATGCGCTCCATCACGCCGGGACGGAACCCCTCGATGAGGATGTCGGCGCGGCCGAGCAGGTCGAGGATCTTCTCGACGTCCTCGGGGTTCTTCAGGTCGGCCTCGACGATCCGGCGGTTGCGCGCGGTCTGGTCGCCCACCTTGCCCTCCGGCGGGATCTGCCCCGCGCGCTGGACCCGGACCACGTCGGCGCCGAGGTCGGCGAGCAGCGTCGCGGCGTGCGGGCCCGGTCCGATTCCGGCGAACTCGACGACACGGATGCCCGCGAGCGGACCCTTCCGTTCGGCACCTGCAGCAGTCACGTATTCCTCCTGGATGGTCGACCTCCGTTCCTGTGACGGTAACCCCTCCCGGCGGCGGTCTGTGGTCGGGGTCACGACGTACCGACCACTTGTCTCGGACCGCGATCGGGGGGCACAGTGGATTGCATGGCCTTCCCGGGAGAACTCGTAGCGTTCCTGGCCAGCACCGATCTGGACGTGTCGTCGATGTTCTACGTCGACACGC
This genomic stretch from Prescottella soli harbors:
- a CDS encoding MBL fold metallo-hydrolase; amino-acid sequence: MSGDLRVDRVVTSGTFELDGGTWDVDNNIWLVGDDDEVLVIDAAHTAQPIIDAVGGRKVVGIVCTHGHNDHVTVAPELAEKLDAPIYLNPADDVLWQMTHPGVRHLSLEDGQRISVAGTDIQAIHTPGHSPGSTCLYLPEAGELFSGDTLFSGGPGATGRSFSDFPTIIGSIRDKLFALPAETRVHTGHGDDTALGTEAPHLEEWIARGH
- a CDS encoding S-(hydroxymethyl)mycothiol dehydrogenase; translation: MPQQVRGVIARSKDAPVELVNITIPDPGPGEAVVAIAACGVCHTDLTYRDGGINDEFPFLLGHEAAGIVEAVGDGVDTVEVGDFVVLNWRAVCGKCRACKRGRPQYCFDTHNAKQKMTLEDGTELTPALGIGAFADKTLVAAGQCTKVDPTADPAVVGLLGCGVMAGMGAAMNTGNVTRGDSVAVIGCGGVGDAAIMGSRLAGANKIIAIDRDPKKLEWAVELGATHTIDASKVDDVVEAIQELTDGFGTDVVVDAVGRPETWKQAFYARDLAGTVVLVGVPTPDMTLEMPLVDFFSRGGSLKSSWYGDCLPERDFPMLVDLYQQGRLPLEKFVTERIKLEEVEQAFETMHHGEVLRSVVVL
- a CDS encoding helix-turn-helix transcriptional regulator, with translation MNESGPEVLLDGLRDVLVGRLSDIGRRFSTLLADTVPHKALVIFTRECTGRPRKVAGDPEIVDRVTIAELDSLRADLDHGQILRGRATIAGRTREVYAILDRTDTLLVIVPTGALSRTLPLDAVRSMFGIVATGIQLQVQGASPAYLAESRAASAERARTVAELTEVHATTLETLLATLRSGDLDDTRARSAARETASAALIGLRTAVDTHRDFAEESLVTAFARLRGELRGLLRHRDLELDLVEPAAAGRAVPGEVAHAARAVVRGAVLSLSGQSDVSRIRVAWACPEGELVVDVRDDGRGLVDPADLDHQLRPRVETLSGTVEIESTAGWGSRVVATLPLHAPTAPTTHHALADLGPRELEVLGHLVAGRRNRAIAERLGVSESTVKFHVAGVLRKLDVATRAEAAALGGEAGIRPIH
- a CDS encoding Ig-like domain-containing protein; protein product: MTDRSVRRYLTPMCATAIAAGVVLSGAPASAATTTTPFTAQCRAAALLTVDKPAQHAFTVDAPARVEPGETFTYRVQPAPSAYPDKDTGATTTNVSRMKLDYQLPENAQFVDAKVVQGSSIGISGTPANVLLVNENGDPDPDGTILRLSGDNEVIGNSPKADKKSVGGIVAQKTKAYLDGTPSADASTWFQLPAIDVTLTAGAGGEITPKLRTAGGAANLGNEGNYNTFLTLAVFGGNQWAPTRCVPKDAKEDSAPLNRGGGPLATIAIGEQTGNVTATEVTAPATAKAGENVTLSATVAPAPGSGNVAFLVDSVVVGEAPVVDGTATFTYAFGLGGEHKVSARYVGNAAFRPSLSADATVTVEGGGSGSAVGSVELPSLGSLGLPLGS
- a CDS encoding Ig-like domain-containing protein translates to MTNRWRRIALTTAAATAGSMLFFTGTATAEPAPAGPNGSPVLLADEPVPSGFATRVELTMPSQIKTGIAIDLKAQTFGVDANKGVNGGLVQFLVDGAPVGAQVKASSTGVATLKYTFTAPGTPTVTVQYLGGGTLTGVTETAAASQTGGTISVVDQDVATVVEVLPSDTVVETGVQATLKAKVSLQAGDILPIRTNGKVSFYDGEELLGTATSILTDGTTSIKATFLHAGTRTITAAFSGNTGFAPSTSAPTPLEVKHKDLATSTTLLVPNNGRAGQPVTLSATVTAQLAAVGTVQFLSGTTPLGEPVSVVNGLATTTHIFPEAGDHSVTAVFTGTGFVSSTSAPAPLSISAAQPGDTTTTVTAPAATIPLVPVTLTATVAPAPYGGTVQFYVGDTPVGDPVPVVNGFAATSHSFTAAGTFQVTARYSGHIAANPSTSAPVAVNVVGGDGGNGSLQLPSFGSLELPFGS
- a CDS encoding PLP-dependent aminotransferase family protein; translated protein: MMMHAVGARAVTRDLGGWRDEAGRRPAYRALADGIRLLVHDGRLPLGAALPGERELAAELSVSRTTVTTAYSVLREEGYLSSRQGSRSTVTVPAASRGRGHGAVPRRASSAGDAVDLSYAAMVAPVTEVQDAYSAALQALPPFLDTHGMEPHGIAVLREAIAERYRTRGLETSAAQIMVTSGAQHALRLLLGVLAAPGDRVLVDHPTYPNALEAIRRVGGRPVPVPVRPEGGASRAWDLGGIRSAARQTAARMAYLIPDFHNPTGLCLDDAGRAELARIARDTRMTLVVDETMVDVWLDAPPPAPVATHARGAGDSEVVTIGSVSKSHWGGLRVGWIRADPELIIRLVGSRSALDLGTPVIDQLAAVHLLGVGDGPVEERREQLRVQRAVLLDELSARLPDWVPTVGTGGMSLWLKMPAPVSTALAATAPSHGVVLAAGPRFGVEGAFERYVRLPYARPTDELRRAVAGVAAAYDALGVTVEPAEPALVF
- a CDS encoding CaiB/BaiF CoA transferase family protein; translation: MTAAGAERKGPLAGIRVVEFAGIGPGPHAATLLADLGADVVRVQRAGQIPPEGKVGDQTARNRRIVEADLKNPEDVEKILDLLGRADILIEGFRPGVMERMGLGPDVVLERCPRVVYGRMTGWGQEGPLAHSAGHDINYISLTGVLHAVGRKGERPVPPLNMVGDFGGGSMFLVFGLLAALVERQSSGKGQVVDAAMVDGTLALSHIIWNFRRSGMWSDERGVNMLDGGAPYYDTYETADGKYMAVGPIEPQFYAELLKGLELDPAELPGQHDAARWPELRQILTDRFLSKTRDEWTKIFDGTDACATPVLTFAEAPQDPHIAARGGIIELEGVPQHAPAPRFSRTPSATPEPPAHTATDVDTLWR